A genomic stretch from Flavobacterium nitratireducens includes:
- a CDS encoding DUF4252 domain-containing protein: protein MKKVILTMLVAFASTSFYGQAVFDQFNGKDEVVSVVVNKKMFELMSKVKVDASDKETQQYLKLIQNLNDLRVFSTTNKAAAQKMKEVADGYIKTSAMEELKKVNENGKQITIDVKRTGNSNVMNEFVMFIQDDTNGMSRTVLMSLTGVFNLEDISILTDKMQIPGGTELKKLTQK, encoded by the coding sequence ATGAAAAAAGTAATACTAACGATGTTAGTTGCATTTGCTTCAACTTCGTTTTACGGACAAGCCGTTTTTGATCAGTTTAATGGTAAAGATGAAGTTGTTTCGGTAGTAGTGAATAAAAAAATGTTTGAATTAATGAGTAAAGTTAAAGTTGATGCTTCTGATAAAGAGACGCAACAATATTTAAAGTTGATTCAAAATTTGAATGATTTAAGGGTTTTTTCAACTACGAACAAAGCAGCAGCTCAGAAAATGAAGGAAGTTGCAGATGGCTACATTAAGACTTCGGCAATGGAGGAGTTAAAAAAGGTAAATGAAAATGGTAAACAGATAACAATTGATGTTAAAAGAACAGGAAATTCAAATGTGATGAATGAGTTTGTAATGTTTATTCAGGATGATACAAATGGTATGAGTCGAACAGTTTTAATGTCTTTGACAGGTGTTTTTAATCTGGAAGATATTTCAATTTTGACTGATAAGATGCAAATTCCAGGCGGAACCGAATTGAAAAAGCTTACTCAAAAGTAA
- a CDS encoding S41 family peptidase — translation MKLKYKRLLFLFISLCSLQSCQDNDDSLPENTDLDVQKFIWRGLNEMYLWQEKVPDLADNRFTNNSEYENFLKPFSPENLFEKLLYRAPDSDAANQYDVVDQFSWIVSDYTTLEQQLQGTSKSNGVEFGFSRISQNSNQVIAYIRYIIPNSDAAVKDIKRGEVIYGINGTSLNLNNYANLFFSNAESYTLNFADLTYDSNNNPVITPNGKNLSLTKTTLAENPILIKKVITSGAHKIGYLMYNGFYPSYDSQLNDAFGFFNSEGITELVLDLRYNSGGSVNSSIRLASMITGQFTGKIFNELAYNTKKSFLNKKYLFVSTIDGNALNSLNLTKVYVLTTRSTASASELIINGLDPYINVVQIGDYTYGKNVASVTLYDSPSLTKTGLNKNHRYAMQPIVAQSQNSVGFSDYLDGLVPDHLVTERIKTLGILGEPNEPLLSTAIGKITGTAKYTLPEKTTTNFIHLNDSKTLRGMNLMYFDEKSDL, via the coding sequence ATGAAACTTAAATATAAACGCCTATTATTTCTTTTTATTTCATTATGTTCCTTACAAAGCTGTCAGGATAATGATGACTCATTACCAGAAAACACTGATTTAGATGTCCAAAAATTTATTTGGAGAGGATTAAATGAAATGTATCTGTGGCAGGAAAAAGTTCCAGATTTAGCAGACAACCGATTTACTAATAATTCCGAATATGAAAATTTTTTAAAACCATTTTCTCCTGAAAATTTATTTGAAAAATTACTATACAGAGCACCCGATTCTGATGCTGCTAATCAATATGATGTTGTAGACCAATTTAGCTGGATAGTAAGCGATTACACTACTTTGGAACAACAATTACAAGGAACTTCAAAAAGCAATGGTGTAGAATTTGGCTTTAGTCGTATTTCACAAAACAGCAATCAGGTAATTGCCTACATTCGCTACATCATCCCTAATTCGGATGCAGCTGTTAAAGACATTAAGCGTGGTGAAGTCATTTATGGTATTAACGGAACAAGTCTTAATCTAAACAATTATGCCAATTTGTTTTTTAGCAATGCCGAAAGTTACACTTTAAATTTTGCTGATTTAACATACGACTCTAACAACAACCCTGTAATTACTCCAAATGGAAAAAATCTCAGCCTAACCAAAACAACCTTAGCCGAAAATCCAATATTAATTAAAAAAGTAATTACTAGCGGAGCACACAAAATTGGTTATTTAATGTACAATGGTTTTTATCCAAGTTACGATTCCCAACTAAATGATGCCTTTGGTTTTTTCAACTCAGAGGGAATTACAGAACTGGTTTTAGATTTGCGATACAACAGTGGTGGTTCTGTAAATAGTTCGATACGATTAGCCAGTATGATTACAGGACAATTTACAGGAAAAATTTTCAATGAATTAGCCTATAATACTAAAAAATCTTTTCTCAATAAAAAATACCTTTTCGTTAGTACAATTGATGGAAACGCTTTAAATAGTTTAAATCTCACCAAAGTTTATGTGTTAACAACCAGAAGCACCGCATCGGCAAGCGAGTTAATCATTAACGGATTAGACCCCTATATTAACGTTGTACAAATAGGAGATTATACTTATGGAAAAAATGTAGCCTCAGTTACACTTTACGACTCTCCTAGTTTGACAAAAACCGGATTAAATAAAAATCACCGCTACGCTATGCAACCTATTGTTGCGCAGTCTCAAAATTCAGTTGGTTTTAGTGATTATTTAGATGGATTAGTGCCTGATCACCTAGTAACAGAAAGAATAAAAACTTTAGGAATATTAGGTGAACCTAACGAGCCCTTATTAAGTACAGCAATTGGGAAGATCACTGGAACCGCTAAATACACATTACCAGAAAAAACTACCACCAACTTTATTCATCTTAACGACTCTAAAACATTAAGAGGAATGAATTTGATGTATTTTGATGAGAAATCAGACTTATAA
- a CDS encoding N-acetylmuramoyl-L-alanine amidase translates to MKKITQLFLITTAVILLGFDKPQKTTISPIQVVIDVSHGGTDAGAIKNGISEKQLVEALAKKIKSTNNDVRIHFTRNEDKTLTLQERTEYINSLKPDFVLSIHINANKDNTKSGLELYTSQENKFSDKSVEKANELRQKLLKHDFFKSSSVKTAPFYILKNSNAPAVIVELGFLTNENDYKYLTDSNSQDKIASSISEYLSELK, encoded by the coding sequence GTGAAAAAAATCACACAATTATTTTTAATTACTACAGCAGTAATTTTATTGGGCTTTGACAAACCCCAAAAAACAACAATTTCTCCAATACAAGTAGTAATTGATGTAAGCCATGGTGGTACTGACGCCGGAGCTATAAAAAACGGAATTAGCGAAAAACAACTGGTAGAAGCACTTGCTAAGAAAATCAAATCTACAAACAACGATGTTCGCATTCATTTTACGAGAAATGAAGACAAGACACTAACACTCCAAGAAAGAACGGAATATATTAATTCGCTTAAACCTGATTTTGTTTTATCCATTCATATAAACGCAAACAAAGACAATACGAAATCAGGATTAGAACTTTATACGTCACAGGAAAATAAATTCTCAGATAAATCAGTTGAAAAAGCAAACGAACTAAGACAAAAACTTTTAAAACATGACTTTTTCAAATCAAGTTCCGTTAAAACAGCACCATTTTATATCCTTAAAAACAGTAATGCACCAGCAGTAATTGTCGAATTAGGATTTCTAACTAATGAAAATGACTATAAATATTTAACAGATAGTAATTCTCAAGATAAAATTGCATCATCTATTTCAGAATACTTATCGGAATTAAAGTAA